In Juglans microcarpa x Juglans regia isolate MS1-56 chromosome 4S, Jm3101_v1.0, whole genome shotgun sequence, a single window of DNA contains:
- the LOC121263542 gene encoding cullin-1-like isoform X2 → MRQVVMLDEGLSILEEGIVKAKNILIGHPPKALFSSEDYMKFYNCVYTMCSQRPPYDYSGELYERYKTALEESIVSVVLPSLNDKHDACLLADLQQMWTNYKVMTKCLSGFFLYLDHHFVVRRNLPSLNDLATISFHNLVWSKLYGNFLDAAISLINQDRNGKQVQQDLLKDVLTFSTFFAEIGEQKIEYYETFEQIMLKEAASYYAQLASELLCCRSYTDYIQTVAWLLIQERERSGRYLQQGSVEKLLEIVKRKLMDETAQLLVEKQKAEHHDTATYQDLLSKCAGMSLGEESSVSPLTQWPFPQ, encoded by the exons ATGAGGCAGGTTGTAATGCTGGATGAGGGGTTGAGTATTCTAGAAGAAGGGATTGTGAAGGCAAAGAATATTCTAATTGGACACCCACCCAAGGCATTATTCTCCAGTGAAGACTATATGAAGTTCTATAA CTGTGTTTATACCATGTGTTCTCAGAGACCACCTTATGACTATTCAGGGGAGCTTTATGAAAGATACAAAACCGCTTTGGAAGAGAGCATTGTTTCAGTG GTGCTGCCATCTCTAAATGACAAGCATGATGCCTGTTTACTCGCAGACCTTCAGCAAATGTGGACAAATTACAAGGTGATGACAAAGTGTTTATCGGGATTCTTTCTGTACCTTGATCATCACTTTGTTGTTAGAAGAAACCTTCCTTCACTAAATGATCTTGCAACTATTTCCTTCCACAACCTG GTCTGGAGTAAGCTGTATGGCAACTTTCTAGACGCCGCTATTTCCCTG ATCAATCAGGATCGGAATGGGAAACAGGTTCAACAAGATTTGCTAAAAGATGTCTTGACTTTTTCGACTTTCTTTGCGGAAATTGGAGAGCAAAAGATAGAATACTACGAAACGTTTGAGCAAATCATGCTTAAAGAAGCAGCCAGTTACTATGCTCAATTAGCTTCAGAGTTGCTTTGCTGCAGATCATATACAGATTACATTCAAACG GTTGCATGGTTATTaatacaagagagagagagatctggcCGGTACTTGCAGCAGGGTTCTGTAGAGAAGTTACTTGAG ATTGTAAAACGGAAATTGATGGATGAAACTGCACAGTTATTAGTTGAAAAGCAAAAGGCTGAGCACCATGACACAGCAACTTATCAG GATCTACTGTCAAAATGTGCTGGCATGAGCCTTGGAGAGGAAAGTTCTGTGTCACCATTGACTCAATGGCCCTTTCCACAGTAA
- the LOC121263542 gene encoding cullin-1-like isoform X1 — translation MRQVVMLDEGLSILEEGIVKAKNILIGHPPKALFSSEDYMKFYKYPIPLQNFVGFSWFVGTCALCQGELYERYKTALEESIVSVVLPSLNDKHDACLLADLQQMWTNYKVMTKCLSGFFLYLDHHFVVRRNLPSLNDLATISFHNLVWSKLYGNFLDAAISLINQDRNGKQVQQDLLKDVLTFSTFFAEIGEQKIEYYETFEQIMLKEAASYYAQLASELLCCRSYTDYIQTVAWLLIQERERSGRYLQQGSVEKLLEIVKRKLMDETAQLLVEKQKAEHHDTATYQDLLSKCAGMSLGEESSVSPLTQWPFPQ, via the exons ATGAGGCAGGTTGTAATGCTGGATGAGGGGTTGAGTATTCTAGAAGAAGGGATTGTGAAGGCAAAGAATATTCTAATTGGACACCCACCCAAGGCATTATTCTCCAGTGAAGACTATATGAAGTTCTATAAGTATCCTATTCCTTTACAGAATTTTGTTGGTTTCTCCTGGTTTGTAGGCACTTGTGCATTGTGCCAGG GGGAGCTTTATGAAAGATACAAAACCGCTTTGGAAGAGAGCATTGTTTCAGTG GTGCTGCCATCTCTAAATGACAAGCATGATGCCTGTTTACTCGCAGACCTTCAGCAAATGTGGACAAATTACAAGGTGATGACAAAGTGTTTATCGGGATTCTTTCTGTACCTTGATCATCACTTTGTTGTTAGAAGAAACCTTCCTTCACTAAATGATCTTGCAACTATTTCCTTCCACAACCTG GTCTGGAGTAAGCTGTATGGCAACTTTCTAGACGCCGCTATTTCCCTG ATCAATCAGGATCGGAATGGGAAACAGGTTCAACAAGATTTGCTAAAAGATGTCTTGACTTTTTCGACTTTCTTTGCGGAAATTGGAGAGCAAAAGATAGAATACTACGAAACGTTTGAGCAAATCATGCTTAAAGAAGCAGCCAGTTACTATGCTCAATTAGCTTCAGAGTTGCTTTGCTGCAGATCATATACAGATTACATTCAAACG GTTGCATGGTTATTaatacaagagagagagagatctggcCGGTACTTGCAGCAGGGTTCTGTAGAGAAGTTACTTGAG ATTGTAAAACGGAAATTGATGGATGAAACTGCACAGTTATTAGTTGAAAAGCAAAAGGCTGAGCACCATGACACAGCAACTTATCAG GATCTACTGTCAAAATGTGCTGGCATGAGCCTTGGAGAGGAAAGTTCTGTGTCACCATTGACTCAATGGCCCTTTCCACAGTAA